The Capra hircus breed San Clemente chromosome 2, ASM170441v1, whole genome shotgun sequence genome window below encodes:
- the PPIL3 gene encoding peptidyl-prolyl cis-trans isomerase-like 3 isoform X2: MSVTLHTDVGDIKIEVFCERTPKTCENFLALCASNYYNGCIFHRNIKGFMVQTGDPTGTGRGGNSIWGKKFEDEYSEYLKHSVRGVVSMANNGPNTNGSQFFITYGKQPHLDMKYTVFGKVIDGLETLDELEKLPVNEKTYRPLNDVHIKDITIHANPFAQ; encoded by the exons Atg tCGGTGACATTGCATACAGATGTAGGTGATATTAAAATAGAAGTCTTCTGTGAAAGGACACCCAAAACATGTGAA AATTTCTTGGCTCTTTGTGCCAGTAATTACTACAATGGCTGTATATTTCATAGAAATATCAAGGGTTTCATGGTTCAAACGGGAGATCCAACAG GTACTGGAAGGGGAGGTAACAGTATCTGGGGCAAGAAGTTTGAAGATGAATATAGTGAATATCTTAAG CACAGTGTTAGAGGTGTTGTATCTATGGCTAATAATGGCCCAAATACTAATGGATCTCAGTTTTTCATCACCTATGGAAAGCAGCCACATCTGGACATGAAATACACAGTATTTGGCAA GGTGATAGATGGTCTGGAGACTCTAGATGAACTGGAGAAGTTACCCGTAAATGAGAAGACATATCGACCTCTTAATGATGTACACATTAAGGACATAACTATTCATGCCAACCCATTTGCCCAGTAG
- the PPIL3 gene encoding peptidyl-prolyl cis-trans isomerase-like 3 isoform X1, whose amino-acid sequence MSVTLHTDVGDIKIEVFCERTPKTCENFLALCASNYYNGCIFHRNIKGFMVQTGDPTGTGRGGNSIWGKKFEDEYSEYLKHSVRGVVSMANNGPNTNGSQFFITYGKQPHLDMKYTVFGKVIDGLETLDELEKLPVNEKTYRPLNDVHIKDITIHANPFAQ is encoded by the exons atg tCGGTGACATTGCATACAGATGTAGGTGATATTAAAATAGAAGTCTTCTGTGAAAGGACACCCAAAACATGTGAA AATTTCTTGGCTCTTTGTGCCAGTAATTACTACAATGGCTGTATATTTCATAGAAATATCAAGGGTTTCATGGTTCAAACGGGAGATCCAACAG GTACTGGAAGGGGAGGTAACAGTATCTGGGGCAAGAAGTTTGAAGATGAATATAGTGAATATCTTAAG CACAGTGTTAGAGGTGTTGTATCTATGGCTAATAATGGCCCAAATACTAATGGATCTCAGTTTTTCATCACCTATGGAAAGCAGCCACATCTGGACATGAAATACACAGTATTTGGCAA GGTGATAGATGGTCTGGAGACTCTAGATGAACTGGAGAAGTTACCCGTAAATGAGAAGACATATCGACCTCTTAATGATGTACACATTAAGGACATAACTATTCATGCCAACCCATTTGCCCAGTAG